One part of the Bacillus sp. FJAT-27916 genome encodes these proteins:
- a CDS encoding RrF2 family transcriptional regulator, whose translation MRLTSYTDYSIRVLMYLSADTHKLVNIKDIAAAYGISKNHLTKIIYHLGKLGYIETIRGRNGGIRLAIDPMDINIGELVRKTEEDFAIVECFTSDDHCPISPVCSLRSILNQALLAFIGVLDAYSLEDISRNKGMLLKMLQQSAPSEPSPNDSNLDQ comes from the coding sequence ATGCGATTAACGAGTTATACGGATTATTCGATTCGCGTCTTAATGTATTTAAGCGCTGATACTCATAAATTAGTCAATATCAAGGATATTGCGGCCGCCTATGGCATATCCAAAAATCACTTGACGAAGATTATTTATCATTTAGGGAAATTAGGCTATATCGAAACGATCAGGGGAAGAAATGGCGGGATCCGTCTAGCCATCGATCCGATGGATATTAATATTGGGGAGCTTGTTCGAAAGACCGAAGAGGATTTTGCTATTGTAGAATGCTTCACGTCAGATGATCATTGCCCGATATCACCTGTTTGTTCACTCAGGAGCATTTTGAATCAAGCTCTCCTAGCCTTCATTGGGGTGCTTGATGCTTATTCTCTAGAGGATATATCCAGAAACAAAGGAATGCTCCTGAAGATGCTGCAGCAATCAGCCCCCTCTGAGCCTTCCCCAAATGATTCAAATCTGGACCAATAA
- the hmpA gene encoding NO-inducible flavohemoprotein, protein MLSAKTIEIVKSTAPILETRGKEITTAFYRNLFVKHPELLNIFNHANQEKGRQQTALANTVTAAAHYIDKLEVLLPVVKQIAHKHRSLAIKPEHYPVVGENLLEAIKEVLGEAATDEIIGAWAEAYGAIAEVFIAVEKEMYEEVERADGGWADYKEFIVTDKVAESDVITSIYLKPADGKALPEFKPGQYMTIRISIPGEEYLMNRQYSLTCSPNKEQYRISVKKELPGNSPDGKVSNFLHTHLNVGDRLEATAPAGDFTLDVTGSEPVYFIAGGVGITPFMSMLHTLSDRNPERKAVLKHAVRNEQVQAFKEELKQLAEKLTDFDAEFYISDSQRKMTSEDLQGLDAKGIYYVCGPAGFMNFAVSSLREAGIHAEQIHHEFFGPAMQLEESK, encoded by the coding sequence ATGTTATCAGCTAAAACGATTGAAATTGTTAAGTCAACAGCCCCTATTTTAGAAACAAGAGGGAAAGAAATAACCACCGCCTTTTACAGAAATCTATTTGTGAAACACCCTGAGCTTTTAAATATTTTTAACCATGCGAACCAAGAAAAGGGGCGCCAGCAAACGGCTCTTGCCAATACGGTGACAGCGGCAGCCCATTATATTGACAAGCTGGAGGTCTTATTGCCAGTGGTAAAACAAATTGCCCATAAGCATCGAAGCTTAGCCATTAAGCCTGAGCATTATCCTGTTGTTGGAGAGAATTTGCTTGAAGCCATTAAGGAAGTGCTTGGGGAAGCGGCTACAGATGAAATTATCGGGGCTTGGGCAGAAGCATATGGCGCAATCGCTGAAGTATTCATTGCGGTTGAGAAAGAAATGTATGAGGAAGTAGAAAGAGCAGACGGCGGATGGGCTGATTATAAGGAATTCATTGTAACGGACAAAGTGGCGGAAAGTGACGTGATCACCTCCATTTACTTAAAGCCTGCAGATGGCAAGGCTCTTCCGGAATTCAAGCCGGGCCAATATATGACCATCAGAATTTCCATCCCAGGTGAGGAATATTTGATGAACCGTCAGTACAGCTTGACCTGTTCCCCAAATAAGGAGCAGTACCGGATATCCGTGAAGAAGGAGCTCCCTGGAAACAGCCCGGATGGAAAGGTTTCGAATTTCCTTCATACCCATCTGAATGTAGGAGACCGCTTGGAGGCAACAGCCCCAGCTGGGGACTTTACCCTAGATGTAACGGGTTCAGAACCAGTTTACTTCATCGCCGGAGGGGTTGGAATCACGCCATTTATGAGCATGCTCCATACCTTATCTGACCGGAATCCTGAAAGAAAAGCTGTTTTGAAGCATGCAGTGAGAAATGAGCAAGTACAGGCATTTAAAGAGGAGCTAAAGCAGCTGGCTGAAAAGCTGACTGACTTCGATGCTGAATTTTATATTAGTGACAGCCAAAGGAAAATGACCTCCGAAGATCTTCAAGGTCTTGATGCGAAGGGAATCTACTATGTATGCGGGCCGGCAGGATTCATGAATTTTGCTGTGAGCTCCTTGCGAGAAGCAGGTATTCATGCCGAGCAGATTCATCATGAATTCTTCGGACCTGCTATGCAGCTCGAGGAGAGTAAATAA
- the mnmE gene encoding tRNA uridine-5-carboxymethylaminomethyl(34) synthesis GTPase MnmE: MDFETIAAISTAMGEGAIGIVRLSGDEAIKIADSVYRSPKGKSLADVKSHTIHYGHMVDPATNQIVDEVMVSVMKGPNTFTREDTVEINCHGGLVSVNKVLQLVLNQGAKLAEPGEFTKRAFLNGRIDLSQAEAVMDLIRAKTDKAMNMALGQVEGKLSKLIRTLRQEILETLAQVEVNIDYPEYDDVEEMTHRLFKERCEYVKTEIDKLLQTSHQGKILREGISTVIVGRPNVGKSSLLNSLVQENKAIVTDIPGTTRDVIEEYVNVRGVPLRLVDTAGIRETEDIVERIGVERSREVLKKADLILLVLNNADDFTEEDIRLFEAVDGMDVIVLINKTDLPRKLDLNQVKDKAKDYPIIMTSLKEEVGIDQLEEAIASLFFEGNLQMGDATYVSNSRHIALLNQAKKAIEDALEGIEAGVPIDLVQIDLTKSWEMLGEIIGDSVQESLIDQLFSQFCLGK, translated from the coding sequence ATGGATTTTGAAACAATTGCTGCGATATCAACTGCGATGGGAGAAGGGGCAATCGGGATTGTTCGTTTAAGCGGAGATGAGGCAATTAAGATTGCTGATTCCGTCTATCGAAGCCCGAAAGGCAAATCCTTGGCTGACGTGAAGAGCCATACCATCCATTATGGACATATGGTCGACCCTGCAACAAACCAAATAGTCGATGAAGTCATGGTGTCTGTTATGAAGGGGCCGAATACCTTCACACGCGAGGATACGGTTGAAATCAATTGTCATGGTGGACTTGTCTCCGTCAACAAAGTTCTGCAATTAGTCTTGAATCAAGGCGCAAAATTAGCAGAGCCAGGTGAATTCACGAAACGAGCATTCTTAAACGGCCGTATTGACCTGTCTCAGGCTGAAGCAGTCATGGACCTCATTCGTGCAAAAACAGATAAAGCGATGAACATGGCATTAGGACAGGTTGAAGGAAAGCTGTCCAAACTGATTCGAACACTCCGCCAGGAAATCCTCGAAACACTTGCCCAGGTTGAAGTAAATATTGATTACCCAGAATACGATGATGTAGAGGAAATGACACATCGCTTATTTAAGGAGCGCTGTGAGTACGTGAAGACGGAAATTGATAAGCTGCTGCAAACAAGTCATCAAGGGAAGATTCTTCGAGAAGGCATATCAACCGTTATTGTCGGACGTCCGAATGTTGGGAAGTCCTCTCTGTTAAACAGCCTTGTGCAGGAAAATAAAGCAATCGTCACAGACATTCCAGGAACGACACGTGATGTAATCGAGGAATATGTAAATGTAAGAGGGGTCCCGCTCCGTCTCGTTGATACAGCGGGAATCCGTGAAACAGAAGATATCGTTGAGCGAATTGGTGTTGAGCGTTCAAGAGAAGTGTTGAAGAAGGCAGATTTAATTCTGCTCGTCTTGAATAATGCTGATGATTTTACAGAAGAAGATATACGCTTATTTGAAGCGGTAGATGGCATGGATGTCATTGTCTTAATTAATAAGACAGACCTGCCGCGTAAATTGGACTTAAATCAAGTGAAGGATAAAGCGAAAGACTACCCGATTATTATGACTTCCCTTAAGGAAGAGGTAGGTATCGATCAACTTGAGGAGGCAATTGCCAGTCTGTTCTTTGAAGGGAACCTGCAGATGGGGGATGCAACCTATGTTTCGAATTCCCGTCATATCGCTCTTTTAAACCAGGCGAAGAAGGCGATTGAGGACGCGCTTGAAGGAATTGAAGCTGGTGTGCCAATTGATCTTGTCCAAATCGATTTAACAAAGTCATGGGAGATGCTCGGAGAAATTATTGGGGACAGTGTGCAGGAAAGTTTAATCGATCAGCTGTTCTCTCAGTTTTGTCTTGGGAAATAA
- the mnmG gene encoding tRNA uridine-5-carboxymethylaminomethyl(34) synthesis enzyme MnmG has product MAYHAGEYDVIVVGAGHAGCEAGLAAARQGAKTLVLTINLDMVAFMPCNPSVGGPAKGIVVREIDALGGEMGRNIDKTHIQMRMLNTGKGPAVRALRAQADKFAYQNEMKKTLEDEKNLTLMQGMVDRLIIEEGECKGVITQTGAVYHSKAVVITTGTFLRGEIILGELKYSSGPNNQQPSIKLSEHLEELGFDLVRFKTGTPPRVNGETIDYSKTEIQPGDDVPRAFSYETTAYITDQLPCWLTYTNEGTHTIIDRNLHRSPMYSGMIKGTGPRYCPSIEDKVVRFNDKPRHQIFLEPEGRNTHEVYVQGLSTSLPEDVQKEILSTIPGLENVQMMRAGYAIEYDAVVPTQLWPTLETKQIKNLYTAGQINGTSGYEEAAGQGLMAGINAGRRALNEEELILSRSEAYIGVLIDDLVTKGTNEPYRLLTSRAEYRLLLRHDNADLRLTEIGHKIGLISDERYERFQEKKASIEAEIERLRNTIIKPSADVQAKLKEWGSSELKDGIRGHDLLRRTEMNYHLVSELIPSDTEITDDVAEQVEIQVKYEGYIEKSIQQVEKLKKMENKKIPDLIDYDAITGLASEARQKLKQVRPLSVAQASRISGVNPADISILLVYIEQGKIAKIAQN; this is encoded by the coding sequence ATGGCATATCATGCTGGTGAATATGATGTAATAGTAGTAGGAGCGGGGCATGCCGGCTGTGAGGCTGGTTTGGCCGCGGCAAGACAGGGTGCAAAGACGCTTGTCTTGACCATTAATCTTGATATGGTGGCATTCATGCCATGTAATCCATCTGTCGGAGGCCCTGCCAAAGGGATTGTCGTTAGGGAGATTGATGCCCTGGGCGGAGAGATGGGGAGAAATATTGATAAGACACACATCCAAATGCGGATGCTCAATACAGGTAAAGGACCAGCCGTCCGCGCACTGCGGGCGCAGGCCGATAAATTTGCCTATCAAAATGAAATGAAGAAAACATTAGAGGATGAGAAGAACCTTACACTCATGCAGGGAATGGTTGACCGTCTTATCATAGAAGAAGGCGAATGCAAAGGGGTCATCACCCAAACAGGAGCAGTTTATCATTCTAAGGCAGTTGTCATTACAACAGGAACCTTCCTGCGCGGTGAAATCATACTCGGCGAATTGAAATACTCCAGCGGTCCGAATAATCAGCAGCCGTCCATCAAGCTTTCAGAACATCTAGAAGAGCTTGGTTTTGATTTGGTTCGCTTTAAAACAGGAACGCCTCCACGTGTAAACGGGGAAACGATTGACTACAGTAAAACAGAAATCCAGCCTGGTGATGATGTACCAAGAGCATTTTCTTATGAAACAACCGCTTATATTACTGACCAATTACCATGCTGGCTTACGTATACGAATGAAGGAACACATACCATCATTGATCGCAATCTTCATCGCTCACCAATGTATTCCGGCATGATCAAGGGCACTGGTCCGCGTTATTGCCCATCCATTGAAGATAAAGTGGTTCGCTTTAATGATAAACCGCGCCACCAAATCTTCCTTGAGCCAGAAGGCCGCAACACACATGAGGTATATGTTCAAGGACTTTCCACAAGCCTTCCGGAGGATGTTCAGAAGGAGATCCTTTCTACAATTCCTGGACTTGAGAATGTCCAAATGATGCGTGCCGGCTATGCAATCGAGTATGATGCGGTCGTTCCGACTCAGCTCTGGCCAACACTAGAAACAAAGCAAATTAAGAATCTTTATACAGCAGGACAAATTAACGGTACCTCTGGTTACGAAGAGGCAGCAGGTCAAGGCTTAATGGCAGGGATTAATGCAGGCCGCAGGGCTCTGAATGAGGAGGAGCTCATCCTAAGCCGCTCAGAGGCCTATATTGGAGTTTTAATAGATGACCTGGTTACGAAGGGGACGAATGAGCCCTACCGTTTATTGACATCCAGAGCAGAATACCGTTTGCTCCTCCGCCATGATAATGCAGATCTTCGCTTGACGGAAATTGGTCACAAAATCGGCTTGATTAGTGATGAACGCTACGAACGATTCCAAGAGAAAAAGGCATCCATCGAAGCGGAAATCGAAAGGCTTCGAAATACGATCATTAAGCCGAGCGCTGATGTTCAGGCTAAACTGAAAGAGTGGGGAAGCAGCGAGTTGAAGGATGGTATCCGCGGTCATGACTTATTGCGCCGGACTGAAATGAACTACCATCTTGTGAGCGAGCTCATCCCAAGTGATACAGAAATCACGGATGATGTAGCAGAGCAAGTGGAAATCCAAGTGAAATATGAAGGCTATATCGAAAAATCCATTCAGCAGGTTGAAAAGCTGAAGAAAATGGAGAACAAAAAGATTCCTGACTTGATTGACTATGATGCCATCACAGGACTCGCCTCTGAGGCTAGACAGAAATTGAAACAGGTTCGACCATTATCCGTTGCACAGGCATCTCGGATCTCTGGTGTTAACCCAGCCGATATCTCCATTTTGCTCGTCTATATCGAACAAGGGAAAATCGCTAAAATAGCCCAAAACTAA
- the rsmG gene encoding 16S rRNA (guanine(527)-N(7))-methyltransferase RsmG: MNIREFEQALKEKGIDLSPKQLDQFETYFKMLVEWNEKVNLTAITEKEEVYLKHFYDSISPSFFVDFSEEKSICDVGAGAGFPSIPLKICFPSLKVSIVDSLNKRITFLKTLTETLGLENVSLYHDRAETFGKLSDQREQYDIVTARAVARLSVLSELCLPLVKVGGQFVALKGAGAEDEMSTGKKAVTILGGKIKEDHYFQLPQEDSDRHIVIIDKVKATPKKYPRKPGTPNKQPLE, from the coding sequence ATGAATATTCGTGAATTTGAACAAGCGTTAAAGGAGAAGGGGATTGACCTTTCTCCTAAACAACTCGACCAGTTTGAAACCTATTTCAAGATGCTGGTTGAATGGAATGAAAAGGTGAACTTGACCGCCATCACAGAGAAGGAAGAAGTGTATTTGAAGCATTTCTATGATTCGATTTCTCCATCCTTCTTCGTCGATTTTTCTGAAGAGAAGTCCATATGTGATGTAGGAGCGGGAGCAGGATTTCCGAGCATTCCACTGAAGATTTGTTTCCCATCCTTAAAGGTGTCCATTGTTGACTCGCTCAATAAACGAATTACCTTCTTGAAGACTTTGACCGAAACACTTGGCCTGGAAAATGTAAGTCTCTATCATGACCGGGCTGAAACCTTCGGAAAACTATCAGACCAGCGAGAACAATATGATATCGTGACTGCTCGTGCGGTAGCACGTCTATCTGTTCTTAGTGAGCTTTGCCTGCCGCTCGTGAAGGTCGGCGGCCAATTCGTTGCCTTGAAAGGGGCCGGGGCAGAGGATGAGATGAGCACTGGGAAAAAGGCTGTCACCATCCTTGGCGGGAAGATAAAAGAAGATCATTACTTCCAACTTCCACAAGAGGATAGTGACCGTCATATCGTTATCATCGATAAAGTTAAGGCAACACCGAAAAAGTACCCTCGGAAACCAGGAACACCGAATAAGCAGCCTCTTGAATAA
- the noc gene encoding nucleoid occlusion protein: MSKHPFSRFFGLGEKEETIEEHHQMEEIRNEVHEIPINSITPNRFQPRSVFVDEKINELAQTIETHGIIQPIVVRELQEGRYEIIAGERRFRAVSKLGWETIPAIINNLSDTETASVALIENLQREELSPIEEAIAYSQLIELHQLTQEGLANQLGIGQSTVANKIRLLKLPETVQSAVMNKQITERHARSLIPLKDAELQDKLVEEIIEKGLNVKQTEERVNKLLSKDTEKKPRSIRKAFSKDMRIAVNTIRQSMTMVKDNGINLDSEEAEFDDFYQITIRIPKKKQ, encoded by the coding sequence ATGAGTAAACATCCTTTTTCACGTTTTTTTGGGCTTGGAGAAAAGGAAGAGACTATAGAAGAACATCATCAGATGGAAGAAATAAGGAATGAAGTTCATGAAATTCCAATTAATTCCATCACTCCGAATCGTTTTCAACCACGGAGCGTTTTTGTTGATGAGAAAATCAATGAGCTTGCCCAAACCATTGAAACCCATGGAATTATCCAGCCAATCGTCGTGCGTGAACTTCAGGAAGGCCGTTATGAAATCATCGCCGGAGAAAGACGTTTTCGGGCCGTCAGTAAATTAGGATGGGAAACCATCCCGGCAATTATCAATAATTTATCTGACACGGAAACAGCTTCTGTGGCCTTGATTGAGAATCTTCAGCGTGAAGAACTTTCCCCGATTGAAGAAGCCATCGCGTACAGTCAGCTGATTGAACTCCATCAATTGACACAAGAAGGACTTGCTAACCAGCTAGGTATTGGACAATCAACCGTTGCGAACAAGATTCGCCTCTTAAAGCTGCCAGAAACTGTCCAATCTGCTGTCATGAATAAGCAAATCACAGAAAGACATGCCCGTTCACTCATTCCACTAAAGGATGCTGAATTACAGGACAAGCTTGTGGAAGAGATTATTGAAAAGGGCTTGAATGTCAAACAGACAGAAGAGCGGGTCAATAAGCTTCTATCCAAAGATACAGAGAAGAAGCCGCGCTCAATCCGTAAAGCGTTCAGCAAGGATATGAGAATTGCCGTTAATACAATCAGGCAATCTATGACTATGGTGAAAGATAATGGGATAAACCTAGATTCAGAGGAAGCGGAATTTGATGATTTCTACCAAATTACAATCCGCATCCCAAAAAAGAAGCAATAA
- a CDS encoding ParA family protein gives MGKVISIANQKGGVGKTTTSVNLGACLAYIGKKVLLVDIDPQGNATSGVGIEKADVEQCIYDVLIDDVEVADVIKPTKVENLDVIPATIQLAGAEIELVPTISREVRLKRALEEVSDQYDYIIIDCPPSLGLLTLNSLTASDAVLIPVQCEYYALEGLSQLLNTVRLVQKHLNQQLKIEGVLLTMLDARTNLGIQVIDEVKKYFQDKVYKTIIPRTVRLSEAPSHGEPIIIYDPKSRGAEVYIDLAKEVVANG, from the coding sequence ATGGGAAAAGTAATATCCATAGCAAACCAAAAGGGGGGAGTTGGTAAAACAACGACTTCCGTCAATTTGGGGGCCTGCTTGGCGTACATAGGAAAAAAAGTTTTGCTAGTCGACATTGACCCTCAAGGGAATGCGACCAGTGGAGTAGGGATAGAGAAAGCTGACGTAGAACAGTGCATATATGATGTCCTCATAGATGATGTCGAGGTAGCCGATGTAATCAAACCGACCAAGGTAGAAAATCTCGATGTAATCCCGGCAACGATTCAACTAGCCGGCGCAGAAATTGAGCTCGTTCCGACCATTTCTCGGGAAGTCCGCTTAAAAAGGGCTCTTGAGGAAGTGTCTGATCAATACGATTACATTATCATTGACTGCCCTCCTTCTTTAGGATTATTAACGCTTAATTCCCTAACAGCTTCTGATGCTGTACTTATACCTGTGCAATGTGAATACTACGCCCTTGAAGGCCTCAGTCAATTACTCAACACAGTACGTCTAGTTCAAAAGCATTTAAATCAACAATTAAAGATAGAAGGAGTGCTTCTCACCATGCTTGATGCTCGGACAAATCTTGGCATTCAAGTCATTGATGAAGTGAAGAAGTACTTCCAGGATAAAGTTTATAAGACAATTATTCCTCGTACAGTCCGATTAAGTGAGGCACCAAGCCACGGGGAGCCCATTATTATTTATGACCCAAAATCACGTGGCGCAGAAGTATATATAGACTTGGCAAAGGAAGTGGTTGCAAATGGGTAA
- a CDS encoding ParB/RepB/Spo0J family partition protein, whose protein sequence is MGKGLGKGLNALITNMEVSKEESIEEVKLSDLRPNPYQPRKSFQEDAIEELKNSILQHGILQPLIVRKSSIKGYEIVAGERRFRAAKEAKLKTVPVVVREFDDRQMMELALLENLQREDLNPVEEGAAYQALLRKLDITQEELAKRMGKSRPHIANHIRLLSLPDDIQDYISNGKLSMGHGRALLGLKNKSLIKPIADKAIKANLNVRQLEEIIHNQNENVSRETKKEPPKDIFIQERESHLRERFGTSVTIKKSKKRGKIEIEFFSDDDLERILEMLDK, encoded by the coding sequence CTGGGAAAGGGACTTGGGAAAGGTCTTAATGCCTTAATTACTAATATGGAAGTCAGCAAAGAGGAATCCATAGAGGAAGTTAAACTCTCCGATTTGCGGCCCAACCCTTATCAGCCGAGGAAGTCATTTCAGGAGGATGCCATCGAAGAATTAAAGAATTCTATCTTACAGCATGGCATTCTGCAGCCATTGATCGTCCGAAAAAGCAGCATTAAAGGGTATGAAATTGTCGCAGGGGAAAGAAGGTTCCGTGCTGCAAAAGAAGCGAAGCTTAAAACAGTTCCGGTCGTCGTTCGTGAATTCGATGATAGACAGATGATGGAATTGGCCCTGCTGGAGAATCTGCAGCGCGAGGATTTAAATCCTGTGGAAGAGGGCGCAGCCTATCAGGCACTCCTTCGAAAACTCGATATCACACAAGAAGAACTGGCAAAAAGAATGGGGAAAAGCCGCCCTCATATTGCCAATCACATCCGTTTATTATCCCTGCCAGATGACATTCAGGATTACATCTCTAATGGCAAACTATCCATGGGACATGGACGTGCTCTATTAGGATTAAAGAATAAGAGCTTAATAAAGCCGATTGCCGACAAAGCGATTAAAGCTAACTTAAATGTGAGACAGCTAGAGGAGATTATTCATAATCAAAACGAGAATGTTTCACGTGAAACAAAGAAGGAGCCGCCTAAGGATATTTTCATTCAAGAGCGTGAAAGTCATCTGCGGGAACGATTTGGAACTTCTGTAACAATCAAGAAATCAAAGAAACGTGGAAAGATTGAAATTGAATTCTTCTCAGATGATGATTTAGAGAGAATCCTTGAAATGCTGGACAAATAA
- the yyaC gene encoding spore protease YyaC: MNMRPSFFEHRHSANRISYEEENAHHVLSKEIISLLPKERNRPIVIVCIGTDRSTGDALGPLIGTLLSEKPLANFYVYGTLDDPIHAVNLEEKLANIHQLHDNPFIIGIDACLGKVKSVGIIQIGKGPVKPGAGVNKELPNVGDAHITGIVNVSGFMEFFVLQNTRLNLVLKMAKTISRGIYLAGLSYNHANSVSPTFNWNYEDEHLQEN; the protein is encoded by the coding sequence ATGAACATGAGGCCTTCTTTTTTTGAACACCGACACTCAGCCAATCGAATATCTTATGAAGAAGAGAATGCCCATCATGTTCTCTCCAAAGAAATCATTTCTCTTTTACCTAAGGAAAGGAATCGTCCAATCGTCATTGTTTGCATCGGGACTGACAGATCAACTGGTGATGCTCTAGGACCTTTGATTGGAACCCTTCTAAGTGAAAAGCCTTTAGCAAACTTCTATGTTTACGGAACATTGGATGATCCAATCCACGCTGTTAACTTAGAGGAAAAATTAGCGAATATCCATCAATTACACGATAACCCGTTCATCATAGGGATTGATGCGTGCCTCGGTAAAGTCAAAAGCGTCGGCATTATTCAAATCGGGAAAGGACCCGTTAAACCGGGTGCCGGAGTCAATAAGGAACTGCCTAATGTGGGCGATGCCCATATTACAGGAATTGTAAATGTCAGTGGCTTTATGGAATTCTTTGTCCTGCAAAATACACGTCTTAACCTAGTGCTGAAGATGGCCAAAACCATCTCCAGAGGCATATACTTAGCCGGCCTTTCCTATAATCATGCCAACTCAGTTTCACCTACATTTAATTGGAATTATGAGGATGAACACCTTCAGGAAAACTGA
- a CDS encoding DUF951 domain-containing protein, translating to MIEFEIITGKGWFSLDEKEFALNDIVEMKKQHPCGVNRWKIIRIGMDIRIKCEGCGHSVMLPRKEFVKKMKKVVEKHEAS from the coding sequence ATGATTGAATTTGAAATAATAACAGGTAAAGGGTGGTTTAGTTTGGATGAGAAAGAATTTGCCTTGAATGATATTGTTGAAATGAAGAAACAGCATCCATGCGGGGTGAACCGCTGGAAGATCATCAGAATTGGCATGGACATCCGGATTAAATGTGAGGGCTGCGGGCACAGTGTCATGCTGCCTCGCAAGGAGTTCGTGAAGAAGATGAAGAAGGTTGTTGAGAAGCACGAAGCTAGCTGA
- the ychF gene encoding redox-regulated ATPase YchF, with protein MALTAGIVGLPNVGKSTLFNAITQAGAESANYPFCTIDPNVGIVEVPDHRLQKLTELVIPKKTVPTAFEFTDIAGIVKGASKGEGLGNKFLSHIRQVDAICHVVRCFADENITHVSGRVNPIDDIETINLELILADMETVEKRIERVGKLAKQKDKEAVAEFEVLSLLKEAFEAEKPARAVEFTDEQQKIVKGLHLLTVKPVLYVANVDEDEVADASDNEYVKQVREFAAGEKAEVIVICAKIESEIAELEGEEKQMFLEELGIEESGLDQLIRASYNLLGLATYFTAGVQEVRAWTFRKGMKAPQCAGIIHSDFERGFIRAEIVSYDDLMAAGSMTAAKEAGKVRLEGKEYEVKDGDIIHFRFNV; from the coding sequence TTGGCATTAACAGCTGGAATCGTTGGATTACCGAACGTCGGAAAATCCACACTTTTTAATGCAATTACCCAGGCAGGTGCAGAATCAGCAAACTATCCATTCTGTACAATTGATCCAAACGTGGGAATCGTTGAAGTACCTGACCACAGATTACAAAAGCTAACAGAGCTTGTCATCCCGAAAAAGACAGTTCCTACTGCTTTTGAATTCACCGATATCGCCGGAATCGTAAAAGGCGCAAGCAAAGGGGAAGGACTCGGGAATAAATTCCTTTCACATATCCGCCAGGTAGACGCCATCTGCCACGTTGTCCGCTGCTTCGCTGATGAGAACATCACACATGTATCTGGCCGAGTAAATCCAATTGATGATATTGAAACCATCAACTTGGAGCTTATCTTAGCAGATATGGAAACAGTTGAAAAACGTATTGAACGCGTTGGCAAGCTAGCTAAGCAGAAGGACAAAGAAGCAGTAGCTGAATTTGAAGTCCTTTCCTTATTGAAAGAAGCATTTGAGGCAGAAAAGCCAGCTAGAGCCGTTGAATTCACTGATGAACAGCAAAAAATCGTTAAAGGTCTTCACCTATTGACGGTCAAGCCTGTTCTATATGTAGCGAATGTTGATGAAGACGAGGTTGCTGATGCATCGGATAATGAATATGTGAAACAAGTACGTGAATTTGCTGCTGGTGAAAAAGCAGAAGTTATCGTTATTTGTGCAAAAATCGAGTCTGAAATCGCTGAGCTTGAAGGAGAAGAAAAGCAAATGTTCCTTGAAGAGCTTGGCATTGAAGAATCCGGCCTAGATCAATTGATTCGCGCATCCTACAATCTTCTTGGCCTTGCAACTTACTTCACAGCAGGTGTACAAGAGGTACGTGCATGGACATTCAGAAAAGGAATGAAAGCACCACAATGTGCCGGCATCATCCACTCTGACTTCGAACGCGGCTTCATCCGTGCAGAAATTGTATCCTACGACGACCTCATGGCAGCAGGCTCTATGACAGCAGCGAAGGAAGCAGGAAAAGTCCGCCTTGAAGGAAAAGAATACGAAGTAAAAGACGGAGACATCATCCACTTCCGCTTTAACGTATAA
- the rpsF gene encoding 30S ribosomal protein S6, which yields MMTKYEIMYIIRPNIEEDSKKALVERFNNILADKGAEVLETKEWGKRRLAYEINDFRDGYYMINKIQAETAESVQEFDRLAKISEDIIRHIVVKEEA from the coding sequence GTGATGACAAAATACGAAATTATGTATATCATCCGTCCAAACATTGAGGAAGATAGCAAAAAAGCGCTAGTTGAGCGTTTTAACAACATCTTGGCTGACAAAGGTGCTGAAGTTCTTGAAACAAAAGAATGGGGCAAACGCCGTCTAGCTTACGAAATCAATGATTTCCGTGATGGATACTACATGATCAACAAAATCCAAGCTGAAACTGCTGAGTCTGTTCAAGAATTTGACCGTCTTGCTAAAATCAGCGAAGATATCATCCGTCATATCGTAGTTAAAGAAGAAGCATAA